A stretch of the Lolium perenne isolate Kyuss_39 chromosome 3, Kyuss_2.0, whole genome shotgun sequence genome encodes the following:
- the LOC139838386 gene encoding uncharacterized protein, with translation MSHASGITLAGGKWSWSWQAGVQMAGGSGQFDSNVAAGMKNYGGNCGRDSSFCGCTLLGPSASGIPTIHGCSAWRCCVVSQLGKGGSCTEEDVTGRLLALVCAWGPWHGQEALLRWWRRLPVCHTYCLGG, from the exons ATGTCTCACGCATCCGGCATAACCCTAG CAGGTGGGAAGTGGAGCTGGAGCTGGCAAGCAGGGGTCCAGATGGCTGGTGGATCTGGCCAATTTGACTCCAACGTTGCTGCTGGGATGAAAAATTACGGCGGCAACTGTGGGAGAGATTCTTCGTTTTGTGGCTGTACTTTGCTCGGGCCGTCGGCGAGCGGAATACCTACCATTCATG GTTGTTCTGCCTGGAGGTGTTGTGTGGTGTCGCAGCTGGGGAAGGGAGGGTCCTGCACCGAGGAGGATGTCACTGGCCGGCTGCTTGCTTTGGTGTGTGCCTGGGGACCTTGGCATGGCCAGGAGGCGCTGctacggtggtggcggcggctgcCCGTGTGTCATACATACTGTTTGGGAG GATAA